A genomic segment from Bacillus cereus G9842 encodes:
- the guaC gene encoding GMP reductase, which produces MENVFDYEDIQLIPAKCIVNSRSECDTTVTLGKHKFKLPVVPANMQTIIDERIATYLAENNYFYIMHRFQPEKRISFIRDMQSRGLIASISVGVKEDEYEFVQQLAAEQITPEYITIDIAHGHSNAVINMIQHIKKHLPESFVIAGNVGTPEAVRELENAGADATKVGIGPGKVCITKIKTGFGTGGWQLAALRWCAKAASKPIIADGGIRTHGDVAKSIRFGATMVMIGSLFAGHEESPGETIERDGKLYKEYFGSASEFQKGEKKNVEGKKMFVEHKGSLEDTLIEMEQDLQSSISYAGGTKLDAIRTVDYVVVKNSIFNGDKVY; this is translated from the coding sequence ATGGAAAACGTATTCGACTATGAAGATATTCAATTAATTCCTGCAAAATGTATTGTAAATAGCCGCTCTGAATGTGATACAACTGTCACTTTAGGAAAACATAAATTTAAATTACCTGTCGTGCCTGCAAATATGCAAACGATTATTGATGAAAGAATCGCAACTTATTTAGCTGAAAACAATTACTTCTATATCATGCATCGTTTCCAACCAGAGAAACGAATCTCATTCATTAGAGATATGCAATCACGTGGATTAATCGCTTCTATCAGCGTTGGTGTAAAAGAGGACGAATATGAATTCGTACAACAATTAGCTGCTGAGCAAATTACACCTGAATATATCACGATTGATATCGCACACGGTCATTCTAATGCTGTGATCAACATGATTCAACATATAAAAAAACATTTACCAGAGAGCTTCGTTATCGCTGGAAACGTTGGAACTCCAGAAGCGGTAAGAGAATTAGAAAATGCTGGTGCTGATGCAACAAAAGTTGGTATTGGACCTGGTAAAGTTTGTATTACTAAAATTAAAACAGGCTTCGGAACTGGTGGTTGGCAGCTAGCTGCACTTCGCTGGTGTGCAAAAGCTGCAAGTAAGCCAATTATCGCTGATGGTGGTATTCGTACACACGGCGACGTAGCTAAATCTATTCGATTTGGGGCAACTATGGTCATGATCGGTTCTCTATTCGCTGGTCACGAAGAGTCTCCAGGGGAAACAATCGAAAGAGATGGCAAACTTTATAAAGAATACTTCGGTTCTGCTTCTGAATTCCAAAAGGGTGAGAAGAAAAACGTTGAAGGTAAGAAAATGTTCGTTGAGCATAAAGGTTCTTTAGAAGATACGTTAATCGAAATGGAACAAGATCTTCAATCTTCTATCTCTTACGCTGGCGGAACAAAATTAGATGCTATTCGTACTGTAGATTATGTTGTCGTGAAAAACTCGATTTTCAACGGCGATAAAGTATATTAA